A window of Gemmatimonadota bacterium contains these coding sequences:
- a CDS encoding CCA tRNA nucleotidyltransferase — translation MATGCPGPCCAGSPCGGRLPLRPHDPTPFVYPMSAFVDPVQPLLKAHRRLASDLADLCREVNHEVYLVGGSVRDAILGRTVRDLDLTLAADGLALGRKLADRLRCPFVPLDDTDRTGRVVLRHRFTIDISSFKGDTLEADLRKRDFTINAMAVRLADLLGGRPSIIDPLGGAADLAAGRLKAVSEASFHDDPLRVLRAFRLAGQFGLDITPRTETWIAACDEDLREISGERLLYELSLIMGRRRTSDRVTAMIRSGVFASLFPGWMGTSSASVSHRLERTDRLIARDVFLEDQGLYVHLTGCEAKMAGDRTSLWILRFASLVLCGILAGGAAGGTDGTPDRIGGAAGSTAGSTEPALDRVEGAAERLRLSKRERQALHQLVFGALRLLEGAASGEPDDEALCRILRGSKDDTPGAALLAIAHGPDEGIAAGGRIAKAARRLLRLYARHRILRAKGLILNGADIMDDLGLTEGPEIGRLLDKLETIQTIHDIRTREQARKLLYEDAADGLAGAESA, via the coding sequence ATGGCTACCGGGTGTCCCGGCCCATGCTGCGCCGGTTCCCCGTGCGGTGGCCGACTTCCCCTCCGACCCCACGACCCCACGCCTTTCGTATACCCGATGTCAGCCTTTGTCGATCCTGTTCAGCCCCTGTTGAAGGCCCATAGGCGACTGGCCTCCGATCTGGCCGACCTGTGCCGGGAAGTGAATCACGAAGTCTATCTCGTGGGCGGTTCCGTGCGGGATGCCATCCTGGGCCGCACAGTACGGGACCTTGACCTTACGCTCGCGGCGGACGGACTGGCGCTAGGGCGGAAACTGGCGGACCGCCTGCGGTGTCCCTTCGTGCCGCTCGACGATACGGACCGAACCGGGCGCGTCGTGTTACGGCACCGGTTCACGATCGATATATCGTCCTTCAAGGGCGATACCCTGGAGGCGGATCTCCGCAAGCGGGATTTCACCATCAACGCCATGGCCGTCCGCCTGGCGGACCTGCTGGGCGGCCGACCGTCGATCATCGATCCCCTGGGCGGCGCGGCCGACCTCGCAGCAGGGAGGCTCAAGGCCGTATCCGAAGCGTCCTTTCACGACGACCCGCTACGCGTATTGAGGGCGTTCCGGCTTGCCGGCCAGTTCGGCCTGGACATCACGCCCCGTACCGAGACGTGGATCGCGGCATGCGACGAAGACCTGCGAGAGATATCGGGCGAACGCCTGCTTTACGAACTGTCCTTGATCATGGGGAGGCGACGCACGTCGGATCGGGTGACCGCCATGATCCGCTCCGGCGTGTTCGCGTCGCTCTTTCCCGGGTGGATGGGAACGTCGTCGGCATCGGTGTCTCATCGGCTGGAACGGACGGACCGGCTCATCGCAAGGGACGTTTTCCTGGAGGACCAGGGACTTTACGTCCACCTGACCGGATGCGAAGCAAAAATGGCGGGCGACCGTACCAGCCTGTGGATCCTCCGATTCGCCAGCCTCGTGCTGTGCGGCATCCTGGCTGGCGGCGCGGCTGGCGGTACGGACGGGACTCCTGACCGGATTGGCGGTGCGGCCGGTAGTACGGCCGGCAGCACGGAACCAGCCCTCGACCGGGTCGAAGGCGCGGCCGAACGGTTGAGGCTGAGCAAGCGGGAAAGGCAGGCGCTCCACCAGCTGGTGTTCGGGGCGTTGAGACTGCTCGAAGGGGCCGCTTCAGGGGAACCGGATGACGAAGCGCTCTGCCGGATTTTGCGCGGGTCGAAAGACGATACCCCCGGCGCGGCACTCCTCGCCATTGCGCACGGACCGGACGAGGGAATCGCGGCGGGCGGCAGGATCGCGAAGGCCGCGCGCCGGCTCCTGCGGCTTTACGCCCGGCACCGGATCCTGCGGGCGAAGGGCCTGATCTTGAACGGCGCGGATATCATGGACGACCTGGGCCTGACCGAGGGACCGGAGATCGGCCGCCTGCTGGATAAGCTTGAAACGATCCAGACCATACATGACATTCGGACCAGGGAACAAGCCCGGAAGCTACTCTACGAAGATGCCGCGGATGGCTTGGCCGGCGCGGAAAGCGCATAG
- a CDS encoding NAD(P)H-hydrate dehydratase, with protein sequence MKLCTTLQMRSIDRRTIEDYSLSGYELMERAGCRVAEIAKQLLEGVAGKTVAVVCGKGNNGGDGFVAARYLHLWGASVTCHVLAARPALPVDAKKHLERLEETGLVPDFRPDGPLELPGQPGRPPALIIDALLGTGLKGPPRDPYGAAIAVINLSSSPVLSVDTPSGLAPGCGSPQSRPRAEWTCVRADHTLSIGLMKVDLATYPGRSWCGVLEVADIGFPDRAVEAEALYLSMPERSEMAGLIPVHRPGDHKGSRGKVAVVAGSAGMAGAATLASRAALRGGAGMVMLGAPAGLMYALTARHTEVMLRSLSETAEGSLSLAAESDIDALLSWADVLAIGPGLTRHEETSALIRRVVSNSERPVVIDADGVNAFAGHRDGLSGTAPEVIMTPHVFELSRLTGMAVDDIEADRVAAARQAAGTLQVTLVLKGAASLVASPDGQVSVNSTGNPGMATAGSGDVLTGLIAALLGQGLGAWDAARLGVYLHGLAGDLGAEAMGPHSLVAGDLIDYLPGAFLHTGGGRASP encoded by the coding sequence ATGAAGCTCTGTACCACCCTTCAGATGCGTTCGATCGACCGTCGCACCATCGAAGACTACAGCCTGTCCGGTTACGAACTGATGGAAAGGGCGGGCTGCCGGGTGGCGGAAATCGCGAAGCAGCTCCTGGAGGGCGTGGCCGGCAAGACGGTCGCCGTAGTGTGCGGAAAGGGGAACAACGGGGGGGACGGATTCGTGGCCGCCCGGTATCTCCATCTGTGGGGCGCTTCGGTCACCTGCCACGTGCTCGCCGCCAGGCCGGCCCTGCCGGTCGACGCTAAGAAGCACCTGGAACGGCTAGAAGAAACCGGCCTGGTTCCTGACTTCCGGCCCGACGGTCCGCTCGAATTGCCCGGCCAGCCCGGCCGGCCCCCGGCGCTGATCATCGACGCGCTCCTCGGCACCGGGTTGAAGGGACCGCCGCGCGATCCATACGGCGCGGCCATCGCGGTGATCAACCTCAGCTCATCTCCTGTGCTCTCCGTCGACACCCCGTCGGGCCTGGCGCCCGGCTGCGGAAGTCCGCAATCCCGTCCCCGTGCGGAATGGACCTGCGTGCGCGCCGACCATACCCTATCGATCGGCCTGATGAAGGTCGACCTGGCTACTTACCCCGGCCGTTCCTGGTGCGGGGTCCTGGAAGTCGCGGACATCGGCTTTCCCGACCGTGCCGTAGAGGCGGAGGCGTTGTATCTCTCCATGCCCGAGCGAAGCGAGATGGCCGGCCTGATCCCGGTTCACCGGCCCGGGGACCACAAGGGAAGCCGCGGAAAGGTCGCCGTCGTCGCCGGTTCGGCGGGCATGGCGGGAGCGGCGACGCTGGCTTCCCGCGCGGCTCTGCGCGGCGGCGCGGGCATGGTCATGCTCGGTGCGCCCGCGGGCCTGATGTATGCCCTGACGGCCAGGCACACGGAAGTGATGCTTCGCAGCCTGTCCGAAACCGCCGAAGGATCGCTTTCTCTCGCGGCCGAGTCCGACATCGATGCGCTGCTATCCTGGGCTGACGTGCTGGCCATCGGTCCGGGTCTCACGCGCCACGAGGAAACCTCCGCGCTGATCCGCCGCGTCGTATCGAACAGCGAGCGGCCGGTCGTCATCGACGCCGACGGAGTGAACGCCTTCGCGGGCCACCGGGACGGCCTGTCCGGCACGGCGCCGGAAGTCATCATGACGCCCCACGTGTTCGAGCTGTCCAGGCTGACCGGCATGGCCGTCGACGACATCGAGGCGGACCGGGTCGCGGCCGCGAGACAGGCCGCCGGTACCCTGCAGGTCACGCTCGTGCTCAAAGGCGCCGCCTCGCTGGTGGCTTCCCCCGATGGACAGGTCTCGGTGAATTCCACTGGGAACCCTGGGATGGCCACCGCCGGATCCGGCGACGTGCTGACCGGCCTCATCGCCGCCCTGCTCGGCCAAGGCCTCGGTGCATGGGACGCGGCCCGGCTGGGGGTATACCTCCACGGTCTGGCAGGCGATCTAGGCGCGGAGGCCATGGGGCCGCACAGCCTGGTGGCCGGTGATCTCATCGACTATTTGCCCGGCGCCTTCCTGCATACGGGCGGGGGACGGGCTTCACCCTAG
- the nadC gene encoding carboxylating nicotinate-nucleotide diphosphorylase: MDTKFDPASLEEIVVRALREDVGDGDVTTEWTLATDAVARAQFEAGQPGILSGLYPACLTFREVDPGLEFRALLTDGDQVEPGQTIAEVRGAARSVLTAERTALNFMRHLSGIASMTRQYVDAVRNTGARIVDTRKTTPGLRDLEKRAVLHGGGDNHRHGLFDMVLIKDNHIAAAGGIAAAVRTCRSNMKQSGRRYDIEVETSTLDQVEEAVRSGADWIMLDNMSDAEMRTAVGRVRALTAADQSIVVEASGAITLDRLTAIAKTGVDVISVGALTHSAPALDISLNVMASD; encoded by the coding sequence GTGGACACGAAATTCGACCCGGCGTCGCTTGAGGAAATCGTGGTCCGCGCCTTGCGGGAGGACGTGGGAGACGGCGACGTCACCACCGAGTGGACGCTGGCGACCGACGCTGTGGCCCGCGCCCAATTCGAGGCCGGGCAGCCCGGCATCCTGTCCGGCCTGTACCCGGCGTGTCTCACGTTCCGGGAGGTGGACCCCGGCCTGGAATTCCGCGCCCTGCTGACCGACGGCGACCAGGTGGAACCCGGCCAGACCATCGCCGAAGTGCGGGGCGCCGCGCGGTCGGTACTCACCGCCGAACGAACAGCGCTCAATTTCATGCGTCACCTTTCCGGCATCGCATCCATGACCCGTCAATACGTCGACGCCGTGCGGAACACCGGCGCGCGCATCGTGGATACCCGCAAGACCACGCCCGGTCTCCGCGACCTGGAGAAAAGGGCCGTACTGCACGGCGGCGGAGACAACCACCGCCACGGTCTCTTCGACATGGTGCTGATCAAAGACAACCACATCGCCGCCGCGGGCGGCATCGCCGCCGCGGTTCGCACCTGCAGATCGAACATGAAGCAGTCGGGCAGGCGGTACGACATCGAGGTGGAGACGAGCACCCTGGACCAGGTTGAAGAGGCCGTGCGCAGCGGGGCGGACTGGATCATGCTGGACAACATGAGCGACGCGGAAATGCGGACGGCGGTCGGCCGGGTCCGCGCGCTGACCGCGGCGGATCAGTCCATCGTGGTCGAAGCGTCGGGAGCGATCACGTTGGATCGGCTCACAGCAATCGCGAAAACCGGGGTAGACGTGATCTCCGTCGGTGCCTTGACCCATTCCGCACCGGCACTCGATATCAGCCTGAACGTGATGGCCTCCGACTGA
- a CDS encoding biotin--[acetyl-CoA-carboxylase] ligase: protein MHRNGTTMKPPCPSDELEGFQDRYDAVRMRAKLSSRIFGRVLEYHARVGSTNDVILDMAEQAAPHGTVCLADEQSAGRGRRGYGWFSPPGCGIWASVLLRPRLSADRTPPLTLCAAAAVAPVLETAAGVSVEIKWPNDLLMEGRKVAGILAESRVVSGDEPVIVIGMGINVNHTRGQFPDELSASATSLRIESGRPVGREDLFLAILASLESAYGHYLASGPASLLAEVDARLAWQGLTVEADSPAGSAGRVSHIDEEGGLVLDRQDGGPLVIRSGSIRLLRLRT from the coding sequence ATGCACCGGAACGGAACGACGATGAAGCCTCCGTGCCCGAGCGATGAGTTGGAAGGATTCCAGGACCGGTACGACGCGGTCCGCATGCGCGCGAAGCTGTCATCACGGATCTTCGGCCGCGTATTGGAGTACCACGCGCGGGTGGGGTCCACCAATGACGTGATCCTGGACATGGCCGAACAGGCCGCGCCCCATGGGACGGTCTGCCTTGCCGATGAGCAGTCGGCCGGCAGGGGCCGCCGCGGATACGGGTGGTTCTCGCCCCCCGGATGCGGGATCTGGGCTTCCGTCCTGCTCCGGCCCCGGCTGTCCGCGGACCGGACCCCTCCGCTCACGTTGTGTGCCGCCGCCGCCGTGGCCCCCGTCCTGGAAACGGCCGCCGGCGTGTCCGTGGAAATCAAGTGGCCGAACGACCTGCTCATGGAAGGACGCAAGGTCGCCGGCATCCTGGCCGAATCCCGCGTCGTGTCCGGTGACGAGCCGGTCATCGTGATCGGCATGGGGATCAACGTAAACCACACCCGTGGACAGTTTCCCGACGAGCTTTCCGCGTCCGCCACTTCGCTGCGCATCGAATCGGGCCGCCCCGTGGGTCGCGAGGACCTGTTCCTGGCCATCCTGGCCTCCCTGGAGTCCGCCTACGGGCATTACCTGGCATCCGGGCCCGCGTCTCTCCTAGCCGAAGTCGACGCCCGTCTCGCCTGGCAAGGGTTGACGGTCGAGGCCGACAGCCCCGCCGGATCCGCCGGGCGTGTATCCCACATCGATGAGGAGGGCGGCCTGGTGCTCGACCGCCAGGACGGCGGCCCCCTGGTCATCCGTTCCGGATCCATCAGACTGCTTAGACTTCGTACGTAG
- a CDS encoding bile acid:sodium symporter family protein encodes MGLLIDVALPLALAFIMLGLGLGLTFDDFARVVRRPRDFAVGAFSQIVLLPAVAFVLASVWPMAPELALGLMIIAAAPGGPTSNILTAFARGDVALSISLTAVISLASVITIPAIVVFAYGQFIGDSAEQDISVAGAALGVFLIVAVPVLTGLVIRRIAEGFALRFEPAARKVSAVLLMLVLAGAIYDQRANLVPYFAQAGLVTLVLNLLMMTIAWFLARMFTSGPTQRTAISIECGIQNGTLAIAVAVMLFGGGLATMPAATYSLIMFATALIYIALLRRIV; translated from the coding sequence ATGGGATTACTAATCGACGTCGCGCTGCCGCTGGCACTCGCCTTCATCATGCTCGGGCTTGGGCTCGGGCTCACCTTCGACGATTTCGCTCGGGTGGTGCGCCGGCCGCGCGACTTCGCGGTGGGTGCCTTCTCCCAGATCGTCCTGCTGCCGGCTGTTGCCTTCGTCCTCGCCAGCGTCTGGCCGATGGCGCCGGAACTCGCGTTGGGCCTGATGATCATCGCCGCCGCGCCGGGCGGTCCGACCTCCAATATCCTGACCGCGTTTGCGCGCGGCGATGTGGCGCTGTCGATCTCGCTGACCGCGGTGATCAGCCTGGCAAGCGTGATCACCATTCCGGCCATCGTAGTCTTCGCCTACGGGCAGTTCATCGGCGATTCGGCGGAGCAGGACATATCGGTCGCCGGCGCCGCACTCGGCGTCTTCCTGATCGTTGCCGTTCCGGTGCTGACCGGTCTTGTCATCCGCCGCATCGCGGAAGGCTTCGCGCTTCGGTTCGAACCAGCGGCCCGCAAGGTCTCTGCGGTGCTGTTGATGCTTGTACTCGCCGGCGCGATCTACGATCAACGCGCCAACCTCGTCCCCTATTTCGCGCAGGCCGGGCTGGTCACGCTCGTCCTCAACTTGCTGATGATGACCATCGCCTGGTTCCTCGCCCGGATGTTCACCTCCGGACCAACCCAGCGGACCGCCATTTCAATCGAATGCGGCATCCAGAACGGGACGCTCGCGATCGCGGTCGCGGTAATGCTGTTCGGCGGCGGGCTCGCGACCATGCCGGCGGCGACCTACAGCCTGATCATGTTCGCCACCGCGCTGATCTACATCGCCCTGCTGCGGCGGATCGTTTGA
- the groL gene encoding chaperonin GroEL yields the protein MPAKQLSFDADARQALKRGVDALADAVRVTMGPKGRCVVLDKKFGSPTFTLDGVTVAKEIELEDNYENMGAQMIKEAASKTSDVAGDGTTTATVLAQAIYAEGLRNVTSGANPMDLKRGIDKAVSAVVGSIAEMSKAVEGRKEISETATVSAHGDATIGDLIADAMEKVGKDGVITVEEAKSMETSLDVVEGMQFDRGYLSPYFVTDSESMEAVLEDTKILIHDKKISAVKDIYPVVEKIAQSGSPLLIIAEDIEGEALALLVVNKLRGTLKVAAVKAPGFGDRRKAMLEDISILTGGTVISEDAGFKLENVTVGDLGTAKRVNLDKDNTTIVEGAGGTDAIQGRINQIRAQIEETTSDYDREKLQERLAKLAGGVAVINVGAATEAEMKEKKARVEDALNNAKAAIEEGVVPGGGVTFIRALSALDNGLDTEGDETVGAGIVRKALEAPVRQLAENAGLEGSIILQKIREGEGGFGYNFESDTYGDMSETGVIEPAKVSRVALQHAASIAGLLLTTEALVAELPEDTPPPAMPHGGGMY from the coding sequence GTGCCAGCAAAACAACTTTCATTCGACGCCGATGCCCGGCAGGCCCTCAAGCGAGGGGTGGACGCCCTGGCTGACGCGGTCCGTGTCACCATGGGTCCCAAGGGACGTTGCGTCGTGCTCGACAAGAAATTCGGTTCACCCACTTTCACGCTGGACGGCGTCACGGTGGCGAAGGAAATCGAGCTCGAGGACAATTACGAAAACATGGGCGCGCAGATGATCAAGGAAGCCGCGTCGAAGACGAGCGACGTGGCCGGCGACGGGACGACCACGGCCACCGTCCTCGCCCAGGCCATCTACGCGGAAGGCCTGCGGAACGTGACTTCCGGCGCCAATCCCATGGATCTGAAGCGGGGCATCGACAAGGCCGTATCGGCGGTGGTCGGTTCGATCGCTGAAATGTCTAAGGCCGTGGAAGGACGGAAGGAAATCTCCGAGACCGCTACCGTTTCGGCCCATGGCGACGCCACCATCGGCGACCTGATCGCGGACGCGATGGAAAAAGTGGGCAAGGACGGCGTCATCACGGTCGAAGAGGCCAAGAGCATGGAAACCTCCCTGGACGTCGTGGAGGGCATGCAGTTCGACCGCGGTTATCTGTCGCCTTACTTCGTTACCGATTCCGAGTCCATGGAAGCGGTACTCGAGGACACGAAGATCCTGATTCACGACAAGAAGATCAGCGCCGTCAAGGATATCTATCCCGTCGTCGAGAAGATCGCCCAGAGCGGCTCCCCGCTGCTGATCATCGCCGAGGACATCGAGGGCGAGGCCCTTGCCCTGCTGGTGGTCAACAAGCTTCGCGGCACCCTGAAGGTCGCCGCGGTCAAGGCGCCCGGATTCGGCGACCGTCGTAAGGCCATGCTCGAGGATATCTCCATCCTGACCGGCGGTACGGTCATCTCCGAGGACGCCGGCTTCAAGCTGGAAAACGTGACCGTGGGCGACCTGGGTACGGCCAAGCGCGTCAACCTCGACAAAGACAACACGACGATCGTCGAAGGCGCCGGCGGCACCGACGCGATCCAGGGACGCATCAACCAGATCCGCGCCCAGATCGAGGAAACCACCTCCGATTACGATCGGGAGAAGCTGCAGGAACGCCTGGCCAAGCTGGCGGGCGGCGTGGCGGTCATCAACGTGGGCGCCGCGACGGAAGCCGAGATGAAGGAAAAGAAGGCACGGGTCGAAGACGCCCTCAACAACGCCAAGGCGGCCATCGAGGAAGGCGTCGTACCGGGCGGCGGCGTCACGTTCATCCGCGCGCTCTCCGCGCTGGACAACGGACTGGACACCGAGGGTGACGAAACCGTCGGCGCCGGCATCGTGCGCAAGGCGCTCGAGGCGCCCGTAAGGCAGCTGGCGGAGAACGCCGGCCTTGAAGGATCCATCATCCTGCAGAAGATCAGGGAAGGCGAAGGCGGATTCGGTTACAACTTCGAGTCCGATACCTACGGCGATATGTCCGAAACGGGCGTGATCGAGCCCGCCAAGGTCTCCCGCGTAGCGCTGCAGCACGCCGCGAGCATCGCCGGCCTGCTGCTGACCACCGAAGCGCTGGTGGCGGAACTCCCCGAAGACACCCCGCCTCCGGCCATGCCGCACGGCGGCGGCATGTACTAA
- a CDS encoding aminotransferase class I/II-fold pyridoxal phosphate-dependent enzyme gives MRNPVVIERAERLHQIPLNRPLEHSRYLRRLAARGIEPIDLTTGIDDLPPGQAAIEKIFDADSATGGRGEPRGPGSPGGPGSPEVPAESSRLTGAEFRRAFSNWFAYRFDVEIDPDRHVLPFAGSAVGPACVAMALVNPGETVLAPDPSHPAYRTSAVLANGQILSYPLHGRNDFLPNLKQIEPRIAGQAKLMYVGFPNDPTGVVADHSFFRELIDFARRHNIIVCHDATQHFLTYDGIEAPSLLQTPGAMNVGIELFSLSVLPGGVFRDLGVAVGNPSALAAISQLTSHLHAPLMPDLLAAAATEFPRLDRHVEAMVSRCGSQRDLMVSGLRDLGWHLPAPGGGPYVWLPVPPRYSSVRFSILLRKAGVFVVPGAYLGEYGEGYVRLAFNGDESQIREALDRIDRQMSRFRLRKRAFPAVSLA, from the coding sequence ATGAGAAACCCGGTGGTAATAGAACGCGCGGAACGGCTTCACCAGATCCCGCTGAACCGGCCCCTGGAACATTCACGATACTTAAGAAGACTGGCTGCCAGGGGGATCGAGCCCATAGATCTGACCACGGGCATCGACGACCTTCCCCCCGGACAGGCTGCCATCGAGAAGATCTTCGACGCCGATTCGGCCACCGGAGGTCGAGGCGAACCGCGCGGTCCTGGCAGCCCAGGCGGTCCAGGCAGCCCGGAAGTACCGGCCGAGTCATCCCGGCTCACCGGCGCCGAGTTCCGCAGGGCGTTCAGCAACTGGTTCGCGTACCGGTTCGACGTGGAGATCGATCCCGACAGGCACGTCCTGCCCTTCGCGGGTTCGGCGGTCGGCCCGGCCTGCGTGGCCATGGCGCTGGTCAACCCCGGTGAAACTGTGTTGGCGCCCGACCCCTCCCATCCGGCCTACCGGACCAGCGCCGTGCTGGCGAACGGACAGATCCTATCCTATCCCCTGCACGGACGAAACGATTTCCTCCCCAACCTGAAGCAGATCGAACCCCGGATCGCCGGACAGGCAAAACTGATGTACGTCGGTTTTCCGAACGATCCGACCGGGGTCGTGGCGGACCATTCGTTCTTTCGGGAACTCATCGATTTTGCGCGCAGGCACAACATCATCGTCTGTCACGATGCGACGCAGCACTTTCTTACGTACGACGGGATCGAAGCCCCGAGCCTCCTGCAGACGCCCGGCGCGATGAACGTGGGCATCGAGTTGTTTTCCCTTTCCGTGCTACCCGGAGGCGTATTCCGCGACCTGGGCGTGGCGGTGGGCAATCCTTCCGCGCTGGCCGCCATCTCCCAGTTGACCTCCCATCTGCATGCCCCGCTGATGCCCGACCTTCTCGCGGCCGCAGCCACGGAGTTTCCCCGTCTGGACCGGCACGTGGAAGCCATGGTTTCCAGGTGCGGGTCGCAAAGAGACCTGATGGTATCGGGGCTGCGGGACCTCGGCTGGCACCTGCCCGCGCCCGGCGGCGGACCATACGTCTGGCTACCCGTGCCGCCCCGTTATTCCTCCGTACGATTCAGCATCCTGTTGCGCAAGGCCGGCGTGTTCGTCGTGCCCGGCGCATACCTGGGCGAATACGGCGAAGGATACGTCCGATTGGCCTTCAACGGCGACGAGTCGCAGATCCGTGAAGCGCTCGACCGCATCGACCGGCAGATGTCGCGGTTCCGTTTGCGCAAACGGGCGTTCCCCGCGGTCAGTCTGGCCTGA
- the folB gene encoding dihydroneopterin aldolase produces MSGDWISVRGIRTFGHHGVTARERTLGQVFEAHVALRLDLSEASRTDRLSDTVDYADVCRRVGRILGGEPCCLLEAVAGRVADELISAYPPVDQVVVRLWKPGVAAELPHSGTPGVTVHRSREA; encoded by the coding sequence ATGTCCGGAGACTGGATCAGCGTGCGGGGCATCCGCACATTCGGCCACCATGGCGTGACGGCCCGGGAACGGACGCTGGGACAGGTATTCGAAGCCCACGTCGCACTGCGGCTGGACCTGTCGGAGGCGTCCCGGACGGACCGCCTGTCCGATACCGTGGATTACGCGGACGTCTGCCGGCGCGTGGGACGCATTCTCGGCGGCGAGCCGTGCTGTCTGCTGGAGGCGGTCGCCGGCCGGGTGGCGGACGAACTGATCTCGGCCTACCCCCCTGTGGACCAGGTCGTGGTCAGACTGTGGAAGCCCGGTGTGGCCGCGGAATTGCCGCATTCGGGAACCCCCGGGGTCACCGTGCATCGTAGCAGGGAGGCGTGA
- the folK gene encoding 2-amino-4-hydroxy-6-hydroxymethyldihydropteridine diphosphokinase → MASVALGLGSNIGDRVARCRQALCELAGHEAIRIVRCSSWYETRPVGHAGQPDFVNGAVLVETTLAPLRLLESLKGVETRMGRSVTWEKGPREIDLDLLLYDDLVLGRPGLDIPHPAMAQRAFVLVPLAEIHPDLVHPVYGRTVSDLLDDLKPVDHLVRFLAEP, encoded by the coding sequence ATGGCGTCTGTCGCGCTGGGACTGGGCAGCAACATCGGGGATCGCGTCGCCAGGTGTCGGCAAGCGCTATGCGAACTGGCCGGGCATGAGGCGATCCGGATCGTCAGGTGCTCGTCATGGTACGAGACGCGGCCGGTAGGCCACGCTGGCCAGCCCGACTTCGTCAACGGCGCGGTCCTTGTGGAGACCACGCTTGCGCCCTTGCGACTGCTCGAATCGCTCAAGGGCGTCGAAACGCGCATGGGACGTTCCGTCACGTGGGAAAAAGGACCCCGCGAAATCGATCTCGACCTGTTGCTCTACGACGACCTGGTACTCGGGCGGCCGGGTCTCGACATCCCCCATCCCGCCATGGCGCAACGGGCCTTCGTGCTCGTTCCCCTGGCGGAAATCCACCCGGACCTGGTCCACCCTGTATACGGACGGACCGTGTCCGACCTGCTGGATGACCTGAAACCCGTGGACCATCTCGTCCGCTTTCTTGCCGAGCCATAA
- a CDS encoding NTP transferase domain-containing protein codes for MEEANADLITLILAAGKGTRMHSGLAKVLHRVNGRPMIHYVLDTARALRPRRIIVIVGHQAGEVRRELAGSTGLPGSTGLPGPTGLPGQPGPTVEFAVQEEQLGTGHAVRQAGPLLAGESGIVLVLAGDTPLIRPTTLAALIDAHRRNGAAASVLTARVDDPTGLGRILRDDTGCIDRIVEEKDATEEQRALKEINTSTYCFDPVLLLRALDQLTPENRQGEYYLTDTIEILRREGRRIADAPAGMPEESMGINTPEQLSAAESWLLERDRARPRDS; via the coding sequence ATGGAAGAAGCCAATGCCGATCTGATCACGCTGATCCTGGCCGCTGGAAAAGGCACCAGGATGCACTCCGGCCTGGCGAAGGTGCTGCACCGTGTAAACGGCCGGCCGATGATTCACTACGTGCTGGACACGGCGCGGGCGCTCCGGCCCCGGCGGATCATCGTCATCGTCGGTCACCAGGCCGGCGAGGTGCGGCGGGAACTGGCCGGATCGACCGGATTGCCCGGATCGACCGGATTGCCCGGACCGACCGGATTGCCCGGTCAGCCCGGACCGACCGTGGAATTCGCCGTGCAGGAGGAGCAGCTGGGCACCGGCCACGCGGTGCGCCAGGCCGGACCGCTGCTGGCCGGCGAAAGCGGTATCGTGCTCGTCCTCGCCGGTGACACGCCCCTGATCCGTCCTACTACCCTGGCAGCGCTGATCGACGCGCACCGCCGGAACGGCGCCGCGGCCTCCGTACTCACCGCACGCGTCGACGACCCCACGGGCCTGGGGCGCATCCTGCGCGACGATACGGGCTGTATCGACCGGATCGTCGAGGAGAAGGACGCCACCGAGGAACAGCGGGCGCTTAAGGAGATCAACACTAGTACCTACTGTTTCGATCCTGTCCTGCTGCTGCGGGCCCTGGACCAGCTGACCCCGGAGAACCGGCAGGGCGAATACTACTTGACGGACACCATCGAGATACTCCGGCGGGAGGGCCGCCGCATCGCGGACGCACCGGCCGGCATGCCGGAAGAATCCATGGGGATAAACACCCCGGAGCAGCTGTCGGCGGCCGAATCATGGCTGCTGGAGCGGGACCGCGCGAGGCCTCGCGACAGCTAA